From Zavarzinella sp., one genomic window encodes:
- a CDS encoding NfeD family protein: MIGRIQVRIGILSIAAIVLATGQLFAQNPATDGMFVTVKNPITEGTLNQIKAGIDKARNTPGRNIKIVVFDFNPNGQDASTENYGACYDLADYIRTLANNNITPVAFVHAKATHHTVLPIIACSELVMSSSARIGEVASAEKPLNQDQIDRYTSLAGLPRAAAVLKMIDRNVVMVQGLHRGGQIYVDLRKVDSNDPLYTDVRVINRTPVNMPAGLAMYDVEQARRFGLCQLQKETRAEVAARYNLPASSIDEDPLGAMARKGVLFRLEGKIDGSLREKMRRQLETARANKENTFIFQLECSGGDPTTAREIADMILAFGKDGDYMAETIAYIPNEAADLSTMIAFACHKIIMYRGGPNKQAQLGNFEDYLRAADQQRFSPEIISQNLREIAEKRGYPSIICDALFNPEIELIQARNITNGETQVMDRKKLGTAEGKNWEAMGAPIKQRGEWLVLNATTMENLRLAKTIPNQDIQEVYTLLNLEQRDVRNSKPSWLDSFAAFLRRTDVSILLVIIGIAGLVLELKAPGLMLPGIVAALCFVLFFWSQTQLGGALIYLAIMLFILGILLLGIELFLIPGFGVAGVSGIILMLCGIVLAGVDRAPESRSDWIELISRMLRYGLTMVGAGIGAFFLGRLLPSVPYANRLMLSSPADAADNDVPYLPGNEQALSLLGQTGAAVSMLRPAGTAKFGDAFVDVVTEGDFIDPGTPIQVVEVEGNRIVVKRV; encoded by the coding sequence ATGATTGGTCGCATACAAGTCCGCATTGGGATACTGTCAATCGCAGCCATCGTGCTGGCCACGGGGCAGCTATTCGCCCAGAATCCTGCCACCGATGGGATGTTTGTTACCGTGAAAAATCCGATCACGGAAGGCACCCTGAATCAGATCAAGGCCGGGATCGACAAAGCTCGTAATACCCCCGGCCGTAACATTAAAATCGTGGTGTTCGATTTCAATCCGAATGGACAGGACGCCTCCACCGAAAATTATGGGGCCTGTTACGATCTTGCCGATTACATCCGAACTCTAGCGAACAACAACATTACACCAGTGGCGTTTGTCCACGCCAAAGCCACCCACCATACCGTGCTGCCGATCATTGCCTGTTCTGAACTGGTGATGTCCAGCAGTGCCCGGATTGGCGAAGTTGCAAGTGCTGAAAAACCGCTGAATCAGGATCAGATCGATCGCTACACCAGCCTTGCAGGTCTGCCACGGGCTGCTGCAGTGCTGAAAATGATCGATCGAAACGTTGTGATGGTACAAGGACTTCATCGTGGGGGGCAGATTTATGTAGACCTCCGCAAGGTGGACTCGAACGACCCCCTTTACACTGATGTGCGGGTGATCAATCGCACACCGGTTAACATGCCAGCCGGGTTGGCAATGTATGATGTGGAGCAGGCTCGACGGTTCGGGTTGTGTCAGTTGCAGAAAGAAACCCGCGCAGAAGTAGCCGCACGATACAATTTACCCGCCTCTTCCATTGATGAAGACCCACTGGGTGCGATGGCACGCAAGGGCGTTCTGTTTCGACTGGAAGGGAAAATCGATGGCTCATTGCGGGAAAAAATGCGTCGCCAACTGGAAACCGCCCGTGCAAACAAGGAAAATACTTTCATTTTTCAATTGGAGTGTAGTGGGGGCGATCCTACCACGGCACGCGAAATTGCCGATATGATTCTGGCGTTTGGTAAAGACGGCGATTATATGGCTGAAACGATCGCCTACATTCCCAATGAAGCCGCTGATTTAAGTACGATGATCGCCTTTGCTTGTCACAAAATCATCATGTACCGTGGAGGACCAAATAAACAGGCCCAATTAGGGAATTTCGAAGACTATCTGCGTGCAGCAGATCAACAACGATTCAGCCCAGAGATTATCTCACAAAACCTCCGCGAAATCGCTGAAAAACGGGGCTATCCCAGCATCATCTGTGATGCACTCTTTAATCCAGAGATCGAACTGATTCAAGCTCGAAACATTACCAATGGGGAAACTCAGGTGATGGATCGAAAGAAATTAGGTACCGCGGAAGGCAAAAACTGGGAAGCAATGGGGGCACCGATCAAACAACGCGGGGAATGGCTGGTGTTGAATGCCACCACCATGGAAAATCTGCGGCTGGCAAAAACGATTCCCAACCAGGATATCCAGGAAGTCTACACGTTGCTGAACCTGGAACAGCGTGATGTCAGGAATTCCAAACCATCGTGGCTGGATAGTTTTGCTGCATTTCTTCGCAGAACCGATGTTTCCATTCTGTTGGTAATCATTGGAATTGCCGGTCTTGTGCTGGAACTGAAGGCGCCTGGCCTGATGTTACCCGGAATTGTTGCTGCATTGTGCTTCGTGCTCTTCTTCTGGTCCCAGACCCAACTCGGTGGGGCACTGATTTATCTGGCCATCATGTTATTCATCCTGGGAATTCTGCTATTGGGGATAGAACTGTTCCTGATTCCAGGATTCGGCGTTGCTGGTGTCAGTGGCATCATCCTGATGTTGTGTGGCATCGTCCTTGCAGGTGTCGATCGGGCACCGGAAAGCCGATCTGACTGGATCGAATTGATCTCCCGTATGTTACGTTATGGTCTGACCATGGTGGGGGCTGGTATTGGGGCGTTTTTCCTTGGCAGATTGCTACCAAGTGTACCATATGCTAACCGACTGATGCTTTCCAGTCCTGCTGATGCAGCCGACAACGATGTACCATACCTCCCAGGAAATGAACAGGCACTGAGTTTACTTGGCCAAACAGGTGCAGCTGTTTCAATGTTGAGACCAGCAGGGACTGCGAAGTTTGGTGATGCGTTTGTGGATGTAGTCACCGAAGGTGATTTCATCGATCCAGGTACTCCTATTCAAGTGGTGGAAGTTGAAGGAAATCGGATCGTTGTAAAACGGGTCTGA
- a CDS encoding M28 family peptidase, with protein MMHNWKFAVLLALTLGGAATIFVFLNRNNQTEENELLAETKTAGFDGDRAIQYLDLLCKIGPRISGSDGMKAQQKLLKDHFEKFGAVVTFQKFDASQRSKVEKVEMTNMIISWHPEMKKRILICGHYDTRPIADQEPKKRDWYKPFVSANDGTSTVAFMMEMAHSMKDLKPNVGVDFILFDGEEYIHNPVIDNYFFGSEYFANDYTKNPPKHVYVAGVLLDLFAANGATFRPEQNSKFLAGKVLEDLWNIAAELKIPRFEDGKGDNVSDDHIALNRAKIPTVDIIDLQYEHWHRLSDTPDKCSPSAMTDVAKVIIEWLKRLK; from the coding sequence ATGATGCATAACTGGAAGTTTGCGGTGCTGCTGGCACTGACTCTGGGTGGGGCTGCGACGATTTTTGTGTTCCTGAATCGTAATAATCAGACCGAGGAAAATGAGCTGCTCGCAGAAACCAAAACTGCCGGTTTTGATGGCGACCGGGCAATTCAATATCTTGACCTGCTATGTAAAATCGGGCCACGCATCAGTGGGTCCGATGGGATGAAAGCCCAGCAGAAACTGCTCAAAGATCATTTTGAGAAATTTGGTGCCGTGGTGACTTTCCAAAAGTTCGACGCTTCCCAAAGAAGTAAAGTTGAGAAAGTGGAGATGACCAACATGATTATCTCCTGGCACCCCGAAATGAAAAAACGCATCTTGATTTGCGGGCATTATGATACCCGCCCGATTGCCGATCAGGAACCGAAGAAACGGGATTGGTACAAGCCGTTTGTCAGTGCGAATGATGGCACTTCGACAGTGGCGTTTATGATGGAAATGGCCCATAGCATGAAAGACCTGAAGCCAAACGTGGGGGTCGATTTCATTCTGTTTGATGGCGAAGAATACATTCACAACCCGGTAATCGACAATTATTTCTTCGGATCCGAATATTTTGCGAATGATTACACAAAAAATCCTCCCAAACATGTTTACGTTGCGGGAGTGCTGCTGGATTTGTTTGCGGCCAATGGTGCCACGTTTCGACCAGAACAGAATTCCAAGTTTCTAGCGGGTAAAGTGCTCGAAGATTTGTGGAATATTGCCGCCGAATTGAAAATTCCACGCTTTGAAGATGGCAAGGGCGATAACGTCAGTGATGACCACATCGCATTAAACCGGGCGAAGATACCCACAGTGGACATTATCGACCTACAATATGAGCATTGGCACCGATTGAGCGATACACCTGACAAGTGTTCCCCAAGTGCGATGACCGATGTGGCAAAAGTAATCATCGAGTGGCTGAAAAGATTAAAATAA
- a CDS encoding MBL fold metallo-hydrolase, whose amino-acid sequence MMNVENPPSRGVPAVTFWGAAQVVTGSMHVFEYGESKILLDCGLFQGKREEARERNSRFPFSPRRINAVLVSHAHIDHCGNLPTLIRQGYNGPIYCTPAGRDLLAVMLIDSAKIQEEEAAHLNIQRQYAEPFVEPLYARIDVDQVLAQCVPLRYHEEHQLNDGISFHFAEAGHVLGSSMIHITAQGAHGTKKITFTGDLGRRGLPLLRPSAPIPPADVLVCESTYGDRVHESIDITVEKMYATINKTIEREGNILIPAFSLGRTQLIIHYLQQGIIQKKFPKIPVYVDSPLAANITEVYENHPECLTDDAQKLLRDGTGILGGDCVTYIRDFEDSLRISRTPGSKIIVASSGMCDAGRILHHLKEHVDDPRSTVMLVSYQAPGTTGRRLLDKNPTVRFLGKEWNKWIDVVHLEGFSAHADKEDFLSYMRPLVGKIGKIRLIHGEKDQANAMATHLMNLGFEDVSIPQAGEQVLLQ is encoded by the coding sequence ATGATGAACGTTGAAAATCCCCCGTCTCGGGGTGTGCCAGCCGTTACCTTTTGGGGTGCAGCCCAGGTGGTAACCGGGTCGATGCACGTATTCGAGTACGGTGAATCAAAAATATTACTGGATTGTGGGCTATTTCAGGGAAAACGCGAAGAGGCCCGCGAGAGGAACTCCCGCTTCCCTTTTTCACCACGCCGCATTAATGCGGTGCTGGTTTCGCACGCCCACATCGATCACTGTGGCAACCTGCCCACTTTGATCCGTCAGGGTTACAATGGCCCGATCTACTGCACCCCTGCTGGCAGAGATCTTCTGGCGGTAATGCTGATCGATTCAGCGAAAATCCAGGAAGAAGAAGCCGCCCACCTGAACATTCAGCGGCAATACGCAGAACCATTTGTGGAACCGTTGTACGCACGGATCGATGTGGACCAGGTTTTGGCACAGTGCGTCCCACTGCGATATCACGAAGAGCACCAATTAAACGATGGTATCTCGTTTCATTTTGCCGAAGCCGGCCATGTGCTGGGCTCGTCGATGATCCATATCACTGCACAGGGTGCCCACGGAACAAAGAAGATTACCTTTACGGGCGATCTTGGCCGACGCGGTTTACCACTGTTACGCCCCAGCGCACCGATCCCACCCGCCGATGTGCTGGTGTGTGAAAGCACTTACGGAGATCGCGTACATGAATCGATCGACATAACGGTAGAAAAAATGTATGCCACAATCAATAAAACGATCGAACGTGAAGGCAATATACTGATCCCCGCTTTCAGCCTGGGCCGCACCCAACTGATCATCCATTACCTGCAGCAGGGGATCATTCAGAAAAAGTTTCCCAAGATTCCCGTATATGTCGACAGCCCGCTGGCTGCAAACATAACTGAAGTGTATGAAAACCACCCCGAATGCCTGACTGATGATGCTCAGAAGTTACTGCGTGATGGTACAGGTATCCTGGGTGGAGACTGTGTCACTTACATCAGGGATTTTGAAGACAGTCTGCGTATCAGCCGCACTCCTGGGTCAAAAATTATCGTTGCTTCCAGTGGCATGTGTGATGCAGGTCGGATTCTGCACCACTTGAAAGAACATGTGGATGACCCACGTTCAACGGTAATGCTCGTTAGCTATCAGGCACCTGGCACTACCGGACGTCGGCTGCTGGACAAAAACCCCACCGTCCGCTTTCTGGGCAAGGAATGGAACAAATGGATCGATGTGGTGCATTTGGAAGGCTTTTCCGCCCATGCGGACAAAGAGGATTTTCTTTCGTACATGCGACCATTGGTGGGGAAAATTGGCAAAATCCGCCTCATCCACGGTGAAAAAGACCAGGCTAATGCCATGGCAACCCATTTGATGAACCTTGGATTTGAGGATGTCTCGATTCCCCAGGCTGGCGAGCAGGTATTGTTGCAGTAA
- a CDS encoding ABC-F family ATP-binding cassette domain-containing protein, with product MLLMSGAGLARGFDRGYLFDDLSFELYHGERVGLVGPNGAGKTTLMRILGGQDTPDAGDVRLHAGARALLLEQHAEFPADATLFGLAKSAFAELLHAQEELIVVADAMSHTTEPVALKGLTEKYDRLSELLRHHDAFSLDHKVEEVLSGLGFAEKDFHRTIHTFSGGQQRRLLLARMLLSAPDVMLLDEPSNHLDIQTVKWLEDYLIQQPQAMIIVSHDRYFLNKVVTRIFELHERKITPYPGNYSQYVRLREERYQLQMKEYVAQKEYIEKQEEYIRRVHYGQLAKQAQSRMKSLEKIERLEAPTKIESPHMHFGDVVRAGDVIFEVDDLGKAYGDRWLFRNLSFQLQRGKRLGILGPNGCGKTTLLKILLGQEEPVEGKVHRGHLIDVGYLDQHLNLLDEEKTVLQAVWPEPDPELNEQKMRDLLGRFGLAGKILEQPVKECSGGERSRAALARLVVEGVNVLILDEPTNHLDLWACDALEASLKAFEGTVIVVSHDRYFLNNVCDLLVVMESNKVEVIYGNYELYETIRARREEEAAAQKKQKQALTASAVPQTTPTSSGSKSGKKKRRFPYRKLADIETDIASQEAKLAELEAQSASPEMYRDAQLVKENLAAIEACRTKLAQLYEHWEEAVELN from the coding sequence ATGTTATTGATGAGTGGTGCCGGTTTAGCACGGGGATTCGACCGTGGGTATTTATTTGACGATCTCAGTTTTGAACTTTACCACGGTGAACGGGTAGGGTTGGTGGGCCCCAACGGTGCTGGCAAAACTACTTTAATGAGAATTCTGGGTGGGCAGGATACTCCTGATGCAGGAGATGTGCGTCTGCATGCTGGTGCACGTGCGTTGTTGTTGGAGCAGCACGCAGAGTTCCCCGCAGATGCCACCTTGTTTGGGCTGGCGAAGTCGGCATTTGCGGAATTGCTGCACGCACAGGAAGAACTGATCGTGGTAGCAGATGCCATGTCGCACACGACAGAACCTGTTGCTCTTAAAGGACTTACGGAAAAATATGACCGACTTTCGGAATTATTGCGCCACCACGATGCCTTTTCGCTCGACCACAAAGTAGAAGAAGTACTTTCCGGACTGGGTTTTGCTGAAAAAGATTTCCATCGCACCATCCACACCTTCAGTGGGGGTCAGCAACGACGATTATTACTCGCACGAATGCTCTTAAGTGCGCCGGATGTCATGCTGTTAGACGAACCCAGCAACCATTTGGATATTCAAACGGTCAAATGGCTGGAAGATTATCTGATTCAGCAGCCACAGGCGATGATCATTGTCAGTCATGATCGTTATTTTCTGAACAAAGTGGTCACCCGCATTTTTGAACTGCACGAACGGAAAATTACCCCCTATCCAGGGAATTACAGCCAATATGTGCGGCTCCGGGAAGAACGCTACCAACTGCAAATGAAAGAGTACGTTGCTCAGAAAGAGTACATCGAAAAGCAGGAAGAATATATCCGCCGGGTGCATTATGGTCAGTTGGCCAAACAGGCCCAGTCTCGCATGAAAAGTCTGGAAAAAATAGAGCGGCTGGAAGCACCCACGAAGATTGAATCGCCCCACATGCACTTTGGCGATGTCGTGCGGGCGGGCGACGTGATTTTCGAAGTAGACGATTTGGGCAAAGCATATGGAGACCGTTGGCTGTTTCGCAATCTCTCGTTTCAATTACAACGTGGGAAGCGTTTAGGTATTCTTGGGCCAAACGGCTGTGGCAAAACCACATTATTAAAAATTCTGCTGGGACAGGAAGAGCCTGTGGAAGGTAAGGTCCATCGTGGCCATTTGATTGATGTTGGCTACCTCGACCAGCACCTGAATCTGTTGGATGAAGAAAAAACGGTGCTGCAGGCCGTATGGCCAGAGCCAGACCCTGAATTGAATGAGCAGAAAATGCGTGATCTGCTCGGGCGATTCGGGCTGGCAGGCAAAATTCTGGAACAACCTGTCAAAGAATGCAGTGGTGGGGAACGCTCGCGGGCTGCACTTGCCCGCCTGGTGGTCGAAGGTGTTAATGTGTTGATTCTGGATGAACCCACCAACCACCTTGATCTGTGGGCGTGCGACGCACTGGAAGCATCTCTCAAAGCGTTTGAAGGAACCGTAATCGTTGTTAGCCACGACCGCTATTTCCTCAACAACGTTTGCGATCTTCTGGTGGTGATGGAATCGAATAAAGTTGAAGTGATTTATGGCAATTACGAATTGTACGAAACGATTCGTGCACGACGCGAAGAAGAGGCGGCTGCCCAGAAAAAGCAGAAACAAGCATTAACCGCTTCAGCAGTCCCCCAGACAACACCCACATCCTCTGGATCGAAGTCGGGAAAAAAGAAACGGCGTTTCCCTTATCGCAAATTGGCCGACATTGAAACGGACATCGCTAGCCAGGAGGCAAAACTGGCTGAACTGGAAGCTCAGTCGGCTTCGCCCGAAATGTATCGTGATGCACAGCTCGTCAAAGAAAATTTGGCAGCCATCGAAGCGTGCCGCACCAAGTTAGCCCAACTTTACGAACATTGGGAAGAAGCGGTGGAGTTGAATTGA
- a CDS encoding membrane dipeptidase, with translation MNQPLIFDAHLDLSMNALEWNRDLRWSLEKIRRSELGQKDKVDRANNTVCFPEMRKGNVGLCVATQIARNTSPFHRLPGWRSPEQAWAQTQGQLAWYRAMEEAGELIQIRNLTQLEQHLDYWQKQSAYDPNAYAKESRTFPPRPAIGYILSLEGADSIITLKHLEVAYEQGLRAIGPAHYGPGRYAHGTDAEGPLPMAGRDLLREMHRLGIILDLTHLCDESFWEALEIYEGPVWASHQNCRVLAPWNRQFADDQIKAVIARGGVLGMAFDAIMMVPGWHHLKSKPADFQLKIERICDHIDHICQLAGNANHVGIGTDLDGGYGTEQTPMDLDSIADLQTIPKLLLSRGYTADDVNNIMANNFLNFLRKSWKDS, from the coding sequence ATGAATCAGCCGTTGATTTTTGATGCCCACCTTGATTTGAGTATGAATGCTTTGGAGTGGAATCGCGATCTGCGGTGGAGTCTGGAGAAAATTCGTCGTTCGGAACTTGGTCAAAAAGATAAAGTCGACCGTGCGAACAATACTGTCTGTTTCCCGGAAATGCGAAAAGGCAACGTGGGACTGTGCGTTGCCACCCAAATCGCCCGCAATACCTCACCGTTTCATCGGTTACCCGGCTGGCGCTCGCCCGAACAGGCGTGGGCACAGACACAAGGGCAACTGGCCTGGTACCGAGCCATGGAAGAGGCGGGGGAACTGATACAGATTCGCAATCTGACCCAACTGGAACAGCACCTGGACTACTGGCAGAAGCAGAGTGCATATGATCCGAACGCTTATGCGAAAGAGTCGAGAACTTTCCCACCTCGACCGGCGATTGGTTACATCCTCTCCCTGGAGGGTGCAGATAGTATCATCACGCTGAAACATCTCGAAGTTGCTTACGAACAAGGACTTAGGGCGATTGGCCCAGCCCACTACGGGCCAGGTCGCTACGCCCACGGAACGGATGCGGAAGGTCCGTTGCCGATGGCTGGCAGGGATTTGCTGCGGGAAATGCATCGGCTTGGGATTATCCTGGATCTTACCCACCTGTGTGACGAAAGTTTTTGGGAAGCATTAGAAATTTATGAAGGACCTGTCTGGGCCAGCCACCAGAATTGTCGCGTTCTGGCACCCTGGAATCGACAGTTTGCCGATGATCAGATTAAGGCCGTCATCGCACGTGGGGGTGTTCTGGGAATGGCCTTCGATGCCATCATGATGGTGCCTGGCTGGCACCACCTGAAGAGTAAACCAGCTGATTTTCAATTGAAGATTGAACGGATTTGTGACCACATCGACCATATCTGTCAATTAGCTGGAAATGCCAACCACGTGGGGATTGGAACCGATCTGGATGGAGGTTATGGCACCGAACAGACCCCCATGGACCTTGATTCGATTGCCGACTTACAGACCATCCCGAAATTGCTGTTGTCTCGTGGTTACACTGCGGATGATGTGAACAATATCATGGCGAATAATTTCCTGAACTTTCTGAGAAAAAGCTGGAAGGATTCGTGA
- a CDS encoding sigma 54-interacting transcriptional regulator — MAAQADLLEEDSQHLRVLVVDDEVDHAETVAEILDQQGYSTVVATTGKAALQLIREDDFDLILTDLRMGEVNGIAIVREVQTTQSDAYVVVISGQTDVKTAIQALKEGADQYLLKPLDINELLTIVHKSANELIRRRTIRELRKQLDERFGFEGVIGNSQRMQELLTRLKAYAPTRATVLILGENGTGKELVAKALHTNSPRKKKPFVAMNCAALNENLLDDEMFGHEPGAFTGAEKLRKGQFEYANGGTLFLDEIGDMPLALQAKLLRVLENGEVKRIGSNETIKVDVRLIAATNRNLEEMIKEGTFRQDLFFRLRVGHLRIPPLRERKQDIRLLAMHFLEEFNQRHGKNIKAISPAVWRAFDSYHWPGNVRELRNQIESMVIQNLDGVLTLEDVYEGDPLRDAPQVAVSGTTSDTFVGKTLGEVERIHCESTLNYCQGNRTEAAKLLGIGERTLYRMLTDWKLQDKIPEALEKHQGNVKAAAKELEITAEMLERKIKKMGQQLEEENG; from the coding sequence ATGGCAGCACAAGCTGATTTGTTGGAAGAAGATTCCCAGCACTTACGCGTCTTAGTGGTTGATGATGAAGTGGACCACGCAGAGACGGTGGCTGAAATTCTGGATCAGCAAGGTTACTCGACCGTGGTGGCCACCACTGGTAAAGCAGCACTGCAACTGATTCGGGAAGATGACTTCGATCTGATTCTGACTGATCTGAGAATGGGCGAAGTAAACGGAATCGCGATTGTCCGAGAAGTCCAGACCACCCAAAGTGATGCTTATGTAGTGGTAATCAGCGGGCAGACCGATGTGAAAACTGCCATTCAAGCTCTCAAAGAAGGCGCTGACCAGTATCTTCTCAAGCCACTCGACATAAATGAATTATTAACAATTGTTCATAAATCCGCCAATGAATTGATTCGCCGCCGCACCATTCGGGAATTGCGGAAGCAACTGGATGAACGATTTGGTTTTGAAGGAGTAATTGGTAACAGCCAGCGGATGCAGGAACTGCTGACCCGCCTGAAAGCGTACGCCCCCACTCGGGCGACCGTGTTGATTCTTGGTGAAAACGGCACCGGCAAAGAATTAGTGGCCAAAGCATTACACACCAATAGCCCACGGAAAAAGAAGCCATTTGTCGCAATGAACTGTGCCGCACTGAATGAAAATCTGCTGGACGATGAAATGTTCGGCCACGAACCAGGTGCCTTTACTGGTGCAGAAAAGCTGCGGAAAGGTCAGTTTGAATATGCCAACGGGGGCACACTTTTTCTGGATGAAATTGGCGATATGCCTCTGGCACTCCAGGCGAAATTATTGCGGGTGCTGGAAAATGGCGAAGTGAAACGGATAGGCTCGAATGAAACAATCAAAGTAGATGTTCGCCTGATTGCAGCCACCAACAGAAACCTTGAAGAGATGATCAAGGAGGGCACTTTCAGGCAAGATCTCTTTTTCCGGCTGCGTGTGGGGCATTTGCGGATCCCACCCTTAAGAGAGCGGAAGCAGGATATTCGCTTATTGGCAATGCACTTTCTGGAAGAATTCAACCAACGACATGGCAAAAATATCAAAGCCATCAGTCCAGCAGTCTGGCGAGCATTTGACAGTTACCATTGGCCCGGAAATGTGCGCGAATTACGTAACCAGATTGAAAGTATGGTGATCCAGAATCTGGATGGCGTACTGACACTGGAAGATGTGTATGAAGGTGATCCGTTGCGAGATGCTCCCCAGGTTGCCGTATCGGGAACCACTTCTGATACGTTTGTTGGCAAAACCCTCGGCGAAGTAGAGCGAATCCATTGCGAAAGCACGCTGAATTATTGCCAGGGAAATCGCACAGAGGCTGCAAAATTACTTGGGATTGGAGAGAGGACGCTCTACCGCATGCTGACCGACTGGAAACTGCAGGATAAGATTCCGGAAGCACTGGAAAAGCACCAGGGCAATGTGAAGGCTGCAGCCAAGGAGCTGGAAATTACTGCTGAAATGCTGGAACGGAAAATCAAGAAAATGGGTCAGCAGTTGGAAGAAGAAAATGGTTAA
- a CDS encoding SpoVG family protein — protein MVITEIRIKLVEENHERLMAFCSITLDNSFVIRDLKIIEGTRGLFVAMPSRKLTDRCTRCRSKNHMRARFCNNCGNQLNENRAPRDFDGRAKLHADIAHPINSSCREAMQNAIVKSFEEERERAKLPGYVCTYDDFDGGDYDYETPFRTETETGLIKNHAGHSSHGRGYHLNSSRNVHTVPMPQPTEEM, from the coding sequence GTGGTCATCACTGAAATTCGCATCAAATTGGTTGAGGAGAATCACGAACGACTGATGGCTTTCTGTTCCATCACATTGGATAATTCGTTTGTGATTCGGGATTTGAAGATCATTGAAGGAACGCGTGGATTGTTTGTTGCCATGCCCAGCCGAAAGTTGACCGATCGTTGTACTCGCTGTCGCTCGAAGAATCATATGCGGGCACGTTTCTGCAATAATTGCGGTAATCAACTGAATGAAAACCGAGCCCCAAGGGACTTCGATGGCCGGGCAAAACTGCATGCAGATATTGCCCACCCCATCAACTCCAGTTGTCGGGAAGCAATGCAGAACGCCATTGTAAAAAGTTTTGAAGAAGAGCGCGAACGAGCCAAACTGCCTGGTTACGTCTGCACTTATGATGATTTCGATGGTGGGGACTACGATTACGAGACCCCGTTCCGAACCGAAACAGAAACAGGTTTGATCAAAAATCATGCGGGGCATTCAAGCCACGGTCGAGGATACCACCTCAACTCCAGCAGAAATGTGCATACAGTACCGATGCCACAGCCCACCGAAGAAATGTAG
- the ispE gene encoding 4-(cytidine 5'-diphospho)-2-C-methyl-D-erythritol kinase: protein MVRTAAPFADRHLIRSGTGTITIWSPAKLNLFFEILGKRADGYHEVETLMVPIDLYDTLTFEHITDCQIILACNIPELPTDEKNLINKAARLLLPHAMRVPGVKINHNKKIPWAAGLGGGSGNAACTLIALNILWECNLGKSELYHFACQLGSDVPFFLQNTPAWCTGRGEIITPTWCDSGYDFVILKPNEGLSTAAVFQHLTIPRNPLSPASMKEAFASGDLHSIGWLLHNRLQEPSFELSPAVAAWYQRMSHHQSAGVLMSGSGSSLFALCRSSLEASRIKDDLTRGIATTGDRNTRVFHVRSLH, encoded by the coding sequence GTGGTACGGACAGCCGCACCTTTTGCCGATCGCCACCTGATTCGATCTGGTACAGGAACGATTACGATCTGGTCGCCCGCAAAATTAAACCTTTTTTTTGAAATCCTTGGAAAACGAGCTGATGGCTACCATGAAGTCGAAACGCTGATGGTGCCAATCGACCTGTATGACACCCTGACATTCGAACACATAACAGATTGTCAAATCATCTTGGCTTGCAACATACCCGAATTGCCAACAGATGAGAAAAATCTCATTAATAAGGCCGCAAGATTGCTCCTGCCCCACGCAATGCGGGTGCCTGGGGTAAAAATCAACCACAACAAAAAAATACCGTGGGCGGCAGGCCTCGGTGGGGGTTCAGGGAATGCTGCCTGCACGCTGATTGCACTGAACATCTTGTGGGAATGCAATTTAGGTAAATCCGAACTGTACCATTTTGCCTGCCAGCTTGGAAGTGATGTGCCGTTTTTTCTCCAGAATACCCCAGCATGGTGCACCGGACGTGGCGAAATCATCACCCCCACGTGGTGCGACTCCGGGTATGATTTTGTAATACTGAAGCCTAACGAAGGGCTCTCAACAGCTGCTGTTTTTCAGCACTTGACAATCCCACGGAATCCGTTATCGCCTGCATCAATGAAAGAGGCATTTGCCTCTGGTGACTTGCATAGTATTGGTTGGTTGCTGCACAATCGTCTGCAGGAACCTTCATTTGAACTTAGCCCCGCTGTTGCTGCATGGTACCAGCGGATGAGCCACCATCAATCCGCTGGCGTTTTGATGAGTGGTTCTGGATCTTCACTGTTTGCGCTTTGTCGCAGCTCTCTGGAGGCAAGTCGGATCAAAGATGATCTGACACGCGGGATTGCCACCACGGGAGATCGAAACACCCGCGTATTCCACGTACGGAGTCTTCATTGA